Below is a genomic region from Rhododendron vialii isolate Sample 1 chromosome 5a, ASM3025357v1.
acttaggaaaactttattcttacttgaaatttgtaagaaacatttctgttttaggaaaaatgatcttctgtgtctacatgccagaataaaaccatttcgTTTAAAAGTGCATCTCACCCTagcctactgcttaccaaaatgccatgcatgggactggaaactgtcctgagcgctcaagagcactctggagcgctcgagagtgtttccagtaggggttttgggaaaacattattcatggactctttgctcttgcctTTTCACCAAGGTCTCCTAACCATGCACCAGTATTAaggactgggacaggctgagagacccccctcagaagggagaacaaccttttgatttgaaccaaggatagaaatgtttctacctttatttgacactttgctccttgaatggttgtgaaaggtgaatgtggAGATCAGAAACTGAGAGTGCTCTGGAtttcttgcctttttctttgatgatttaGAAAGAGACCTTTGAAGTTAGGCaagaagttttttgtttttgagaccttttcctttgaacaagaaagagggaagaagagaagtttagagagagaagattttcgtccccccccccccctcccctttTTGCTGAAAGAcaaggtgtatatatatagaggatataacccatggttttgataatcaagtgattttgaaataaatccatttttaaagaaagaaatcttcagctgatctcttctctgactgaggttgagtgttgactcacctcagccggtgcaatgatggcttgcatggatagtgggaatcttcttcacccattgggcactgggagaggtctcgagcgctttgGAGTGGTCTCGAGtgcttgggacttcactctcgagcgcttgagagtgagtCAGGCCAGTGGTATGTCGAAAAcagtttggagcgcttgggactacttcaaagcgcttgggaatgattttggtcatttcctcCAAGGaacaacgtctcaattggtacatggcttgttctgatccatattcatcatcggggagccccAGGGCCACAAATTGaggaaatttgacaagtccaaattggggtgtctacagttgcccctctttggacggcgcttggcatcatgtttggatgcgagtgtcgtccaaagatcgagacaacccaattcgagccaaatcaaatcctcaatttatgaatcaaatgcaaataaaaagcataCAAGCACGCAATGCACAGGGTCGTgtcttttcagactgcctaTGTACCCtgtttgtagggatcagaccagcgtagttctttggggcaaatgcaaacacgtgTGATGCATGCATTAGAAAGAGATCGACAAATGCTTTGATAACGATAGAAACAAGAAATGGGGCCCATCCGTTACTCTGTTTGGTGGACCAAATGATGAAAGGAGTATTATGCGTtgggtaaaacttcttgcgAATACATCGACGATTGTAGAATTTAAGAAACTTTTATCGACCTCTaagcagaatttttttttttttttttgcaaactaGGATGATCCAGAATAGATCACGAAACAAAATCCGCCATCGATTGCTCTGTCTCGACTCGAATTTAAAcaggactgagattgattttgtaaaaattcttgaagGACAATGATCATTAATCAAGGTGAAATGCATGAGCTTAcgaaaagcaacaaaaagagtcaagcactggtgacccactcccgagcgcttgggagtggtgtcgagcgctcgggaccgtTGCTGGGGTCCATCGccccttcatcttcctcttttgATTCGGGGGTTAAGaccctggttctcgagcgctcgagaaccaaaTCGACCGATCTCATCTCTCTCGAccgctctcactctctcgactctctcactctctcgactctctcaacTCTCTCAATCCTCTCGACTCTCTCACTCCTCTCAATCCTCTCGACTCTCTCACTCTTGGTATGGCGAGGGGGAACGAGGACGGGGCAGTCGGCGGCGGCGAAGGGATGGAGGTCATCGGTCAGGAGGTCACCGTTGGTGCCACGGTGGTGGCAGTTGAGGGGAATGGCGGTGGCGCAGGGGCGGAGCCCAGCGGCGGGGACGCCACGGCCGGTGCCACGGTGGTGGCGGCTGCTGGTGACCCGGGGGTCGCTGGAGGGAGTTCAGTGGCGGTCGCTGCCGGTGAGGGTGCAGAGGTGGCAGCAGTGGAGGGCTCCGTCAGCGGGGACGAAGGTTCGGGCAGTGGAGTCAGGGGTTCGGGCAGTGGAGTCGGGGGTTCGGGCAGGCCTCTTACCcctaccgtggaggagttgTTTGCGGCTGCTGAGCAGGCGAGCGACGGGGGGATAGCCGACCTCGGTGGTGAGGAGGTAGTTGTCGGACAGTTCAGCGAGACGCCGGTGCTGAGGACGACGACGGTGTTGGAGCCGAGGAGTGGGGATAGCGGGATCGGGTCCTCACGCCCTGTTCCGTTCGCGGACGGGGACTTCCTAGAGGACGCGGAGCCCCGGGATGTCTTGGACGCGCTTGGTCTCGACTCTGTGGTTGCAGTGGTGCTGACGGACGCTAGCACGCCTGAGGACCGGGCTTCGGCGTCGCTTTTAGGGGCTTTACTAAGCGGAGCGGGCTCGGGCGCCCAAGAGGTGGTTGTACCGGAGGCGGAGGCATTGGGAGGGGATAGGGTGGATGCCGAGGCGGCTGCTGAAGTACGGGTTACCGCGGTAGACGAGGCGAAAGCCTACTTGGAGGGGCGGCGAGCCTACCTGGCGAGGGAGCGGCCCGAGTTCACTCCGGCTACGTATGCTCCTCGACTACACTTCTTTGAGCCTGTGGGGATGACGGCTTACGTCCCCGGCTACGCTGACTACCCTGAGGAGATGCTCCTCTGGGACCGAGCTTCACACATCTCCTCTGGCTCGGTCACGGTGAGTTTTCGATCACTATCTTTTCTTGAATCCCGCAatttacttcaaattttatttcctgcttGAGATCTAATGCgattttcttgctttgttgaaacagcGCACGACGGACGTGTACGGCCACGGGGGCTCAGCCAGCTCACTGGCGCACTTCAGggccttgcctgagagggtgcaAGCACTGGTGGAGGCAGCAGGGTTTGGACCCTTTGTACAACTGCTAACAGTGGTGAGGGTGGACCGGGCTGTGCTTACAGTGCTGGCGGAGAGGTGGTGTCAATACCTTCCACTTCCggttcggggagatgacagtgacgccacTCGACTTCGCGGCGATCACAGGGCTCAGAGTTGGAGGAGACCCGATCCCTTACGACTCGAGTCTGGTGCTGGACGACGCGGCTCTGAAGTGGTTCCTCGGGCGAGTGCCACGCCACAGCGGGGGGATGGCAGCTTACGGGCAGTTcgtggagtactgggaccacgaGCCTGCGACCGACGAGGAGGCGGcccagatggcccgggcatacttgctatacttgttcggggcttctCTGTTCCCGAACAAGTGCAGCCGGGTGCACCTGTGCTATCTAGCGGGCTTGGTCGACTTGGGACAGGCAGGacgcttcgactggggaggtgctgctctGTGCACGCTCTACTGTCTCCTTGGAGCTGCTTCTCGCGGGGTTGGAGACACAGTTGGAGGGTACTGGCGGGTGTTTGAGGTATGATtttgaattattgcttttgaattactttcgactgctttttgatttgaattatgcatttgagattgatTGGACTTGAATTACGAAACttgcagctttgggcttacgaggttctcGGGATGTTCCCACCCGAGAATACTTGTACGGACTCGAACTTACTCTCACGCGGCTTAGCCTGGGGTAAGGCGTACCGGAGAGCAAAGGAGCGACGAGGAGAGGTGATGACTTTCCGGCGCTGGCTGGACAACCTGACAGGGGTTGTGGTATGATCGAcatctcttgcttttcttttatcaaatttttcggCGAGTAAACTTATGAatgaatccaaaatttgaattgcaagtTTGCTGGGACCGGTGGGCAGGGATGGAGGCTGACTTCCTTCCGAGGAGTCGGGAGGTGACGCAGAGCAGGGTCCTACTGGAGTTCCCActgggctggcagtggtacctgggggatcgagtgactcgaTAGTCACTTGGTCTTCCAGCGTTCGTGGTTCCCGGGCTGCTTCCTCCACGCGGGCAGAGGACTGAGTCCTACACTCATGCTGAGCTTGAGCTGTTCACCGTGCCGGACACGGATCTGGAGAGGCACCTGTGACGCCCCTTGGACTATGCTGCTTATGCGGATCGGTACCTGGCGAGGAGcctgggggtggaggaggagttcgaGAGACGGGTAGCTGGAGTGGGGGCTTGGAGGGACGAGGGCGGAGCCGCGGTGGTCGCTCTACACGGGGTCGGGGACGAGGCGCTAGAGCCCCTGCTGGTGGGCGAGGTGTGGGTGATGGAGGTGGGGGAGAGGGGAGCACGAGGGTCCCAGAGACCGCGGAGGCTTCAGTACCACCGACGTTGCCAACGCTGAAGTGGACTATAGGCGTGACGAGTTCGTCGGGCGCACGGGAGGTGATCGACGTGCCACGTCTCCCACAGCTGCCGATGCGGTTTCCTGCTCAGGTATAAACAGCATTTCCGTTTGCTTTATATATTGACCACTCCCTGTTCACGTATTCTGAATCTTAGATCATTCTGTAGGTGCCGCGAGAGTGGGCTGAGCAGgccgtgatgctgatggtggggatgcgccACCTCTTGAAGGACTGCGCTAAGGGGAAGGTCCTTCAGACGAGACCTGCCCCTGTGACTGCTTCTCCTGCTGCCACTCAGGTATGACATGCACACATATTCTATATTTCGATTTGAGTAAAGTTACGTTCGaatatgcacaaaatgagaaaatgtttgtgatatgcaggtGCCACCACGACGTTCAGCTAGGATGTGCCCGCAGGGCGCCATGAGCCCTCCCGTGCCTGCCAGCGCACGAGGTCGGGGTGCAgggcgcgcgccacggcctgcTGCGGGTGCGGGACGTTTCTAGGTTTTGCCCCGGGGGGCGTCTCATCGGAGACCAGCTCGCGTGGAGCCGGAGGAGACAGAGGAGGGGACAGAGGAGTCCTCCGAGTCACGTGTCCTGGGGACGTCGGACTCGAGTACTGCTTCTGGTTCTCCTGACGACGACGGTGATGACGAACCCGAGAGTTCTGAGTCCGAGGGACCACAACAGAAGAGGATTCGTCGGGTCTGAGCCTCGAGTTTTGCTTTGTTAGTTTTACCTTGTACATAGGCCTGCGTGCCATCATAGTTGTAgatttcgggcctgcgtgcctcagtTTTGCTCAGGCCTGCGTGCCCCGGTAGTCAGGATTTGGGCACGTGTTTGTCCCAATTTTTTGTGCTTCTTTTTTCACTCATTGTAAACACCGtgttcatttatgagaattcgcactttgttcttttattcgTTCGCACTGCTGTTACAGAAttatattttatgaaatatgttcgtctagctttgaaagaacgtaAAGAGTACACGAATTTGGACTGATACTCTCAAAGTGAGGAATAAAACTCGACATCGACACCAAACGACAAACCTTCGAGCGATCGACCATGAAATTTAGATTTAAGGGCTTTTGATCGTAACCGAGTGCGCTGCGCGGTTGACAATGAGTGTTGTGACTCGAGGGGACCGGGAGAAttactaaaatatttttgacaatcgacacttgcatttaaaatgacgattttggTACGATTGAATGATGAAAGCTTGAACTAAGAGTGCTGACACGTTTTTGGAGTGCGTCAAACAGTCATTGAAACCCGTCATGGCTCGAGCGTGTTGTTTGATTCGACCAAATGCCCTTGATACGGATTCCGACATGCTCAAGGAGtgaaaactttggaaaactTATGATTTTTCACGTAACACCCTTGAATACTCGACAAAAGACATGGACAGAACTACTGTACCCCTTATACAACTGCTGGGAATTGTTAAGCTTCTAATGTCGCATGGAAGCCAAAATGGGGAAACTAGAATCTGCTGCAAAACAGCAgtactcttgagcgctcgagaccttgggacttcactcccgagcgctcgggactgctgTCATGGACTGTCCCTTGCTGTTTtccaatgccacttgttggctgtcctctgttgttttcttctgctcGCACGTTTTCAATGTGCCTGAATGGCTTCGTATTAGCTGCTTCCCCAGAACAAAATGGCTTCCCAAAGCttgacttgtggtttttccaatattttccaagttttcaaagtttgaattttgaaaagattttgaaaatgataaacttgatgagtttcaaggctggtggggaagtggtgttgcccactttaagcttctataaataccaggctctcctttggtaagccattcacacttcatttcatcacttcccttcaaaaatccattctttccatcaccatgctaaaccaagccttacttcgcccttggttggacagTCTCGAAGGCATCGACTGGCTGAACTTCCGAGGGCACCAGCTTTACGCCCTAAGACATCTCCGAGAGGTTGCAATTCGTCCCGTCCTGCTGCATGCGGCGGCGCGCttttgggatccagaggtgCACGTCTTTCGCTTCGGTTCTCAAGAActgtgccccaccgtcgaggagtttcatgcttatctcagaagccatgactctgctgagccggttgttcctatgatcagggagagcatgaagaataTTCTAAAGGCAAAGCTGGGTGTTAGCGGTAACGTCGCTGAGTTTCTTACTCGGGGTAATGCCATTAACATCGTGCAGTTGTACGAGAGGTTCAGCCCACCTGGAGACTTGACGGATTTCGAGCACCAAGGTCGTaggatgatggcttgttgcatttgcctcTTGGCGGCCTTCTTGTTGGCTCCGTCCGTTGGTCAGTCCAATTCCTCACtggtgggggttgctgctcagattgaggctTGCAAGGATCTTGCACCATTGGTCCTTGCTGAAACcttgatggggttagatgcCGTTCATGCTGGtcgcacaagggtttttggtggtagtcCGCTGTTGCTGCAGGTTagggacctcactcagctctcctttttctatttctctcattcattttacctcgacactcggttcaggctttatttggctccttacttgttttctctttttttggcagatgtggctttgtgacaaattaagtctgttgacaccgccagccaatgattggtggtatcgtgcaagtggatggaaccgtccctttcaagtgatgtatgggagtgaagatgattgggctgatttccttgcttctgcggaggaagatgacattgcttggcggtgccattggctgaggcttcctGCTATGACCGTTGGCAACATGGGCTCGACGCATGTGTTTATGGCTGGCTTGACAGGCTTTTCCTTCTACTCACCCTTCCGTATTCTTCGTCAGCTTGGACTTAGCCAGGAGGTGCCACAGCCGGGTTTTGAagtgcttcgtctccctcccttcaacattccgggccttcggagttacactcggtcgtgggggactcgtaggaccgagccaagtgacccactgttttctattgcttcgaccGGAAGGTACCGTAAATGGCTAAGGAGagatgtgaaagcaaggatgggttgactgcttactttgccagactttgaaataaaaagtgtgctttgattttgtgctttttcattttcatgctcagcttgtaataaagaagtaatctgaataaaatcgactgattaagggtttccccctttcggttcatttgatcacatgcggctctgaaaagcgttttggatttgtcaatttggacttgatttgggatcgaattttgatatttaggaatCAGGAGCGAATTcgggatgagattgcctacgtatccctcgtaaaagagaatcaggcccgCACATAGTTCAGGCtacgggttcactcgggtattgacactctccttttgcgctctaaattttgcctagtaccgccctttcgggttttcggtctagcgagcttttctttgatcatttgccttaacttttgcccaggccgccctctcgggttttcaacctagcaggcttgctctaactttttcctggaaccgcccgcccttgtggttttcggcccagcgagctctctcagggataataacgtttgagttgatccaaattgacaagattcgcaaattcgttgccatcgaggtcgacgattgaagctgctcctccagagaggatagtcttgatgatgtaggggCCTGCCCATTTAGGTCGGAACTTCCCTCGCAAGTCGAAAATTGGcgcacggatttccttgactaccatgtccccttcttGTAGATCccttgacttcacctttttgttgaatgcccaggcgattcttcgctgatagccctgaatgtggtatagcgcgcgcagccttctttcatcaaacagcatGAGTTCCTCGAATCTTCTGTtgatccattcagcttcgtccactccgCATTCCGCCATGACCCTCGAAGATGGCACCtctagctcgatagggagaaTGGCTTCCATGCCGTACACTAAAGAGTATGGTGTTGCCCCTGTCGTCGTACGGATAGACGTCCGgtatccccacaaagctagtggtagctgttcgtgccaatttcttgctgactgaGTAGTCCTTTCCAGAATCgtcttaatagtcttgtttgctgcttcgactgccccgttcgtttgtggccgataagtggttgaatgatgtacttggatcttgaattcctcaaagagttctagaacttttcccttgaaatgaacaccgttatcagacacgaatgcttgagggaccccacaccgataaacgatgttttgcctgatgaagtgagccacttgaacagtcgtcaaagttttgtacgaagctgcttcgacccatttagtgaagtaatcaaCTGCCACCAAGATGAACCTGTGACCGTTAGAAGCTGCAGGCGTGATCTTTccgatgacatcaatgccccaggcggagaatggccatggcgttgccatcgagtgtaactccgagggcGGGACATGGATAAGGTTGGCATGAGTTTGGCACTTGTGGCACTGGCGTACGTActcgatgcaatctgtctccatggtagaccaatagtagcctagccttaacaccttcttagccagcatcatcccattcatatgaggtccacaaaccccttcgtgaacttcttccattactgcTCTGATGTCGTCCCCGTGAACAAACAGCTTGTGAACTCCGCAAGGAGATCGCCGGTATAattgtcctccacagatgatgtattgagatgCGAGTCGTTGCAGTGCGATCCGATCTTTCTAagttgaatccacagggaaCTCCCCTTTTTCGACGAAATTTCGAATATCGTAGAACCAAGGGAGTCCATCGTCCGGTTCGTCGATGTTCATGACATAGTCGTACACATGTTTTCCCCTCTGTTCAATCATGACAGGCCTCAGCTTCACCccaattggaagttccagcatggatgccAAAGTGGCCAGGGCGTCTGCGaagcggttcttcatcctcggtacatgcgtg
It encodes:
- the LOC131327711 gene encoding uncharacterized protein LOC131327711, with product MARGNEDGAVGGGEGMEVIGQEVTVGATVVAVEGNGGGAGAEPSGGDATAGATVVAAAGDPGVAGGSSVAVAAGEGAEVAAVEGSVSGDEGSGSGVRGSGSGVGGSGRPLTPTVEELFAAAEQASDGGIADLGGEEVVVGQFSETPVLRTTTVLEPRSGDSGIGSSRPVPFADGDFLEDAEPRDVLDALGLDSVVAVVLTDASTPEDRASASLLGALLSGAGSGAQEVVVPEAEALGGDRVDAEAAAEVRVTAVDEAKAYLEGRRAYLARERPEFTPATYAPRLHFFEPVGMTAYVPGYADYPEEMLLWDRASHISSGSVTRTTDVYGHGGSASSLAHFRALPERVQALVEAAGFGPFVQLLTCWRRGGVNTFHFRFGEMTVTPLDFAAITGLRVGGDPIPYDSSLVLDDAALKWFLGRVPRHSGGMAAYGQFVEYWDHEPATDEEAAQMARAYLLYLFGASLFPNKCSRVHLCYLAGLVDLGQAGRFDWGGAALCTLYCLLGAASRGVGDTVGGYWRVFELWAYEVLGMFPPENTCTDSNLLSRGLAWGKAYRRAKERRGEVMTFRRWLDNLTGVVSLGLPAFVVPGLLPPRGQRTESYTHAELELFTVPDTDLERHL